Genomic window (Jeotgalibaca ciconiae):
ACTGGAAGAGATTCGACTTGAATTTCATTCAGTGGACTTAAAAAATCGGTTCACTAGATGAAATTATACGTACGATCAAAAAAACATTGAAACTTAAGGTTGATTTTAGGTTGTGGAAGTATAGTAAAGCTACTCAAAGATGAAGGGAATGAAAGAAATGGGGAATTATCAAAAAATCTTTGAAAGAAAAGAAGTCAAATACTTGCTTAGCTATAAACAGTGGGAAAGTCTATTAAAACAGATGGAACCATTCATGAAGCTCGATGAATATGGAAAACATTTAATCTCAAATATCTACTATGATACGAATACTTGGTACTTGGCTCGGCATTCCATGTCGAAACCAACCTACAAAGAAAAAGTTCGGGTGCGCAGTTACGGTGTGCCGCAAATGAATGAAGCTGTCTTTCTTGAATTGAAGAAAAAATACAAAGGGATTGTCTATAAAAGGCGGACGAGTATGCCACTAAATCGAACAGAACGGTTTTTAAGTCATGAGAAGATCAGTCTTCTAACAGAGTCAAATCAAATCCTGAAAGAATTTCAATATGTGATGGCTTGCTATCCAGATTTGAAGCCAGCCATGTATATTTCTTACGAACGTCTAGCCTATCTTGGAAAAGAAGATCCAAATGTACGAATGACATTCGATCAAAATATTCTTTACAGGACTTATGACTTATCGCTTGCACAAGGCTCTTATGGGAAAGAAATTTTGCCGGAAGAGAAGTTATTGATGGAAATAAAGATTAGCGGCGGCATGCCGCTTTGGCTGGTAAATGCGTTGACAGATTTAGCTATTTATCCAGCGAAATTTTCTAAATTTTCGACAGGATATGAGGATTATCTACAGACACAAGCAAAAGAAAAAACAGAAAAAGAGGTATATAGTGCATGAATGGATTATTTAACAGCTTATTAGTAGAGAGTACAGCCGCTTTTTCGTTGATAGATTTTTTAATGTGCACAGTCGCAAGTTTATTTTTGGGATGGATGATTGCATGGAGTTACATGAAAACAAATCAATATAACAAAGGCTTTGTCATTACCTTGTTTGTTTTACCTTCCATCGTGCAGATGGTCATCTTGTTAGTCAGCGGTAGCGTCGGCACTGGGGTAGCAGCTTTAGGAGCATTCAGTTTGGTGCGCTTCCGTTCGATTCCGGGAACTGCCAAAGAGATTAGCAGCATTTTCTTGGCAATGGCGGTGGGGCTTGCGACAGGTACCGGCTATGTGGGAATCGCCATTTTATTTACAGTCATGGTCTGTGCGACGATGCTGGTGCTAAACGGGTCATCCTTTGCGGAAAAAGGCGCAGGCGAGCGCTTCTTACGCATTACTATTCCAGAAAATTTGGATTATACGAATGTATTTGATGAGGTATTCGAAGAATATTTAACGAAAAATGAGTTAATAAGCGTAAGAACAACGAATATGGGTAGTTTATTTCGTGTTGAATATCAGGTTGAAATGAAGGATGCAAAAAACGAAAAACAATTGATTGATGCTTTGCGTACGCGAAATGGGAATTTGGAAATTAGCTGCAGCCGGTCACTAGAAGGGAAAGAAGTTTTATGACAAAAAAATGGAATCAACTCATAAGAGGGATAACAGCAGTCTTTTTAACAGGTTTTTTAGCAGCTTGTACAGCAAAAACTGGAGCAGCAGAGTCAGCTTCTTCAGAAACTAGCGGTGAAGTTTCCGAAATGACATCAACTGAAGAAATCGTTAGTGAAGGAACCTCACAGAGTTCGGGAGAATATGACTTGACGTTTAGTTCTTCAGATTTGGAAACGGGCTATGAAGAAGAAAGCGTGACGACTATTCAACTCGGAGATGGGAACAGTTCTATAGATGGGGAAGGAGCAGCGGTTGAGGATGATATTATCACCATTACAGCAGGTGGAGATTACTTGATTGAAGGAACTTTGAGCGATGGTCAAGTAGTAGTTTCTGTGGCAGATACGGAGAAAGTGCATATTATTTTAAATGGAGTTGATATGACATCGTCAACGAGTGCGCCTATTTCAATAACAGAAGCAGACAAAGTTTGGATTACCTTAAACGAAGGAAGTGAAAATTATTTGACTGATGCAGAAGGGAGTACCGACACAATTGGTAGTGGGGAAGATAGCAGTACGATAGATGGTACTATTTACAGTAAGGCAGACCTTGCTTTCAATGGAGCGGGCGAATTAACGATTCAAGCCAATACAAAACATGGCATTGTTTCGAAAGATGATCTCATTATTACAAGCGGTACCTACAATATTACTGCTAATGGACAAGGACTTTCTGGGAAAGATGCAGTAAAAATCAAAGAAGGAACCTTCACTTTGACGACCCAAAAAGATGCGATTCAATCGGATAATGCAGAAGATGCAGGACGTGGATTTGTATACATTGAGTCCGGTACATTCTTTATCGAAAGCCAAGGAGATGCCATTCAGGCGGAGACTCTGCTTCAAGTAACCGGCGGGACTTTTGAAGTTGTAACGGCTGGCGGAAGTGAAAATGGAGTCGACCATACAGAAACAATGGGTCCATTTGATAATTTTGAAACAAATACAGAAGAGACTGAAACAGAAGAGACACCTAGCACGAAAGGACTAAAAGCGGGAAATGAACTCATTATCAATGGTGGTGAATTTGTTTTTGATACAGCTGATGATAGTATTCACTCAAATGGAACAATTACGTTATCGGGTGGGAGTATTATTGCCGATACAGGAGATGACGGGATTCATGCAGATAGCGATCTGTTGCTGAATAGGGCAGATATTACGATTATTAATAGTTACGAAGGGATTGAAGGAAGTACCATTACCGTAGATGCGGGAAATATCCAAGTAACGGCAAGCGATGACGGCTTTAATGTTGCAGGGGGAAATGACGGTTCATCCTTGGATCGACCAGGAGCAAATCCATTTGAATCAAATGACGAAAACCAACTGATCATCAATGGCGGTACAATTGTTGTGGATGCACAAGGAGATGGTTTGGATTCGAACGGGACAACGACCATCAACGGTGGCGATATTATTGTAAGTGGACCGGAAAACTCAGGAAATGGAACCCTTGATTCAGGCGGCGGCACGACGATTAAAGGTGGTACAATTGTAGGAGCAGGAAGTAGCGGCATGGCAGAAGGCTTTGCAAGTGATTCGACACAAGCGAATGTATTGTATAACTTAGATAGTACCTATGCTGCTGGAACTCTAGTCGAAGTGAAAAGCACAGATGGCACGGTCCTTCTATCATGGACGGCAGCGAAGAGTTTCTCTTCCTTAATTTTCAGTTCTGAAGATTTGGTAGTCGGGGAAACGTATGTCATTGCAATCGACGGTACGGAAATAGAGTTAACGCTGGAAGATATGGTTACTTCAAACGGAAGTGGCATGGGTATGGGCGGCATGCAACCGGGTGGTATGAACGGCATGCCGGGAGGACAAGGCGGCAGACCAGATGAAGGAATGCCGGAATATTTTAACGAATAAAGAATGAGAGAGGTTGAGACGAAAATTGTCTCAACCTTTATTTCTCCCACATTTTAACGTTTTATTGTATAAATAAAATTTTAGCTCTTTAAAAGTGACAAAATTATTAACAAAAAAGCAGAAAGCAACTTTTAAGTTCTTTTCAACGGATACTAATTACAGGATAATATTAGTAGAGGTAGAGAATTATACACTTTATAGCCTATTTAAATTTATTAGATAGTAGTTGTAAGTAGTATAAAAGGAGGGTAGGTACTGATATCTACTTTATAATTATTGAGTTAGGAAATGATTTGATTAAGGTTTCTCTAATAAGCACGTAATTTTGTAAAAAAATTTTGAAGACTAAGAAAAGAGATGATAATTATGAAAAAAATGACTTTGCTTTTAGGTTCGTTTTTACTCATCCCTTTGCTAATCATAGGAAAAGAAGTTAATGCAGAAGAGGTTATTTCATCGGATGTAAATCACGAATATCTTTTGGAAATTACAGACTCTACTTCAGAAATAAGTAATGTTTTAACATTTGAAGAGATAACAAAAGAAATTTCTAAAGATTTAGAAATTTCTTTGGCAGATGCAGAAAATATGGTTCTTCAAAATAGTACAAGTAAATCAGTTGCTTCTGTTAAGGCAGCAACTTTTAGAACTCTTTCCCAACAATTTACAGTCACCTCTACTTATAAACCGACAATGAGATTTTACTGTGAAACAAGCGAAAGCGGTTTATACCATGGTGTTTTAAAAATCTTAACTGTAAATATGATTAGAGGATATAATGGAATATCAAAACAATTTGGAGGAACTGTCTATACGAATTTAGAGCGTTCGGATAGAATTTATTTTATTGTAAATGGAGATTTTTATAATAATGGAACAACAACATTTAATGCTGGAGTTAATATTGGAATAGGTGAATCAGCAAGTGTAAGTTTTGGTGTAAGTAATTCATCGAATCATTATGCTTATAGATATATTGAATCTTACTTAAATTGGTAAGGAGGTCATACCTATGAGAATCGCGATTCTAATCATAAATTTTTTAAAAGGAATATTTATCTTGCTTATTCCAGTTTTCATGATTCACACAATGGGAGAAGAACCTTACTCAGAACTCTTCTATGTTACGATTTATATTTTGAAGTGCCTGTTCACATTAATTTCTGTTTGGGTCATTAGTGATGGAATCATCACTTTTCTGAAGTCTTTTGAAGAGGAATAAGGAGCTTTCATCCTTTATAAAAAAACAGAGTGCCTGCCGTTATTCAACGTGGTACTCTGTTTTTAGCTTTAAAATCATTCTTTCCTCATCTTCAAGACACGATACGTAAACACTTGATACACCAACATAAAACTCCAACCAATCATGCTGGCGAAAGCAACGCCGCGAATTCCCAGTCTAGGAACTAATAGATAAACAAAGAGAACACGGAAGGAAATCTGAATCACGGTCCCGATTAATGTTGGCTGCATTTTTCCAATTCCTCGGAAGTATCCTTGCATGCCATTTGTAAAAGCAGGCCATAAATAAAAGAAAGCCATCAAACTTAAGTAGCTCGTTCCCATTTCAACAAGGTGCTGATTAGCAGCTGAAACGAATAACTCCATGATGGGCTGCTGGAATAGCAGGATGAGAATGCAAATAATCAACCAGTAGCCTGTTTCCAGACGTAAACCCGTTCGGAATCCTTTTTGCATACGGACTTTTTTCTTGGCTCCGCGGTTTTGAGCCATAAAAACAGTCATTCCATTGGCGATACTTTGCTGTGGTGTAAAGGCAAAGTCGTCTATCCGACTTACGGCGTTAAAAACAGCAATGACATCCACGCCCAACGTATTCATTTTACCTTGAATCAATAATTTACCAATCGGTTGCGCTGCTTGTTGCAAAGCGGTGACTGAACCATAATTTAAGGTTATTTTTAATAATTCTTTGTCGATCTGCCATTCGCCTCGTTTTACTTGAAGCTCGCTTATATGTCTGTAGACATAAATCAAACATAAAACAGCGGATAAAATCCCAGCGATAACCGTAGCAATTGCTGCTCCTGCAACTCCCCAACCCCAAAAAGCAACAAATACAATGTCAAGCACTCCATTTAATACAGACGAAAGTATTAAGAAATAGAGAGGTATTTTTGAATTGCCCATACTCCGCAAAGCAGCGGCTAAAGCATTATACAAATAAGTAAAGGGAAATCCAATTAACACAATCCGTAAATAAATAGTAGCGTCGCTAAGTATTTCAACAGGTACTTTTAGAAGCAAGAGAATATTCGGGGTAAAAATAAGTCCAAAAAATAAAACAATAAAAGAAAATAAAGCTCCAAATAACAATACAGTCGATACTTGTTTACGTAACTTCGTATAGTCCTTCGCACCATAAAATTCACTCATCAACACGGAAGCGCCAATACAAATCCCACTAATTCCTAATACAAAAATTGTCATAATTGGATTGGAAGTACCTACTGCTGCTAAAGCATTTTTTCCTACAAAACGACCGACAATAATGGAGTCGAGCGCGTTATAAGATAATTGAATAATATTCCCTAAAACCATTGGGATTGAAAAACGAATTAATTGATTCGAGATGTTTCCACTTGTCATATCCGACTGCAAACGCTCACATCATTTCTTATTTATTCTTGAAAACAGTTTCTATTATAACACTTTTTGTTTGTTCAGTCTTTGTCAGTCTTTTTCTTGAGAAAAGTTACTTCCTCGGTATCGATATCGCCGACTTCTTCTTGAAACTGTTCTTCATCATAAAAAAAGATATTACGCAGTATTCGTAAAATGGGTCGCATTAACAAGAAAAATCCGCCCAAAATATACAAAATTTGTCCCACCATTGGATTCGCTCCCAATAGATTGGAAAGACTGCCAATAAAATATAGAGCGCCTGTAAGCATGTCGTTTGCTAACGAGATAATTGTGTAATAATTTTGGAAATAAAAACGATATTTGCCTACTTTCACGATAATATCTTCATCTTTCGGGGGCTTGGTTTCACGTTTTCTTCTTTCAATTTTCGGCATCATTTTCACCCTCACTGTCTATTTTTCTTTATCATACGGGAAACGACTTTATAAAGAAAACAATAGGCAGCGTGCTAAAACAAATAAAAGAGAGTGGGAAAAAAGGCGTTTAGATCCGAATCACTGGAACGAATAAGCACAGGATGGACGAAGACCATCCGCGCATTATTCGTGAAGTGGATGTCGGATCTGCCTTTTTGAGCACGTTTACACCACTATTATTCGTTAATACTAGAGGGGCCGGGAGTTTTTTCCCAGCCCCTCTCAATTTTATGATTATTTAAGTAAGTCCTAAAAAAAGAATGGGAGGAATAATGATAAGTAAAAAGTCAAGAAAATTCATGGTAGGGTGTTTTCGTTGTTCTTTACTAAGCCTCTCTGTTGCTCTTATAGTTGAAAGCTCATGCTGAGGAAAAGGAATTGTTGTAAATAACTTTACTGCAAAGACAATTCCAAGAAACCAAACAACTTGGTTACGAATCTGAATCATATGGTTGACCTCTAACAGGCCTAGAACGAGTGCCAAAGCGACATAGAATAAATAGAGTAACTTTTTCGTT
Coding sequences:
- a CDS encoding carbohydrate-binding domain-containing protein: MTKKWNQLIRGITAVFLTGFLAACTAKTGAAESASSETSGEVSEMTSTEEIVSEGTSQSSGEYDLTFSSSDLETGYEEESVTTIQLGDGNSSIDGEGAAVEDDIITITAGGDYLIEGTLSDGQVVVSVADTEKVHIILNGVDMTSSTSAPISITEADKVWITLNEGSENYLTDAEGSTDTIGSGEDSSTIDGTIYSKADLAFNGAGELTIQANTKHGIVSKDDLIITSGTYNITANGQGLSGKDAVKIKEGTFTLTTQKDAIQSDNAEDAGRGFVYIESGTFFIESQGDAIQAETLLQVTGGTFEVVTAGGSENGVDHTETMGPFDNFETNTEETETEETPSTKGLKAGNELIINGGEFVFDTADDSIHSNGTITLSGGSIIADTGDDGIHADSDLLLNRADITIINSYEGIEGSTITVDAGNIQVTASDDGFNVAGGNDGSSLDRPGANPFESNDENQLIINGGTIVVDAQGDGLDSNGTTTINGGDIIVSGPENSGNGTLDSGGGTTIKGGTIVGAGSSGMAEGFASDSTQANVLYNLDSTYAAGTLVEVKSTDGTVLLSWTAAKSFSSLIFSSEDLVVGETYVIAIDGTEIELTLEDMVTSNGSGMGMGGMQPGGMNGMPGGQGGRPDEGMPEYFNE
- a CDS encoding DUF4956 domain-containing protein — protein: MNGLFNSLLVESTAAFSLIDFLMCTVASLFLGWMIAWSYMKTNQYNKGFVITLFVLPSIVQMVILLVSGSVGTGVAALGAFSLVRFRSIPGTAKEISSIFLAMAVGLATGTGYVGIAILFTVMVCATMLVLNGSSFAEKGAGERFLRITIPENLDYTNVFDEVFEEYLTKNELISVRTTNMGSLFRVEYQVEMKDAKNEKQLIDALRTRNGNLEISCSRSLEGKEVL
- a CDS encoding YrhK family protein; this encodes MPKIERRKRETKPPKDEDIIVKVGKYRFYFQNYYTIISLANDMLTGALYFIGSLSNLLGANPMVGQILYILGGFFLLMRPILRILRNIFFYDEEQFQEEVGDIDTEEVTFLKKKTDKD
- a CDS encoding polyphosphate polymerase domain-containing protein, whose amino-acid sequence is MKEMGNYQKIFERKEVKYLLSYKQWESLLKQMEPFMKLDEYGKHLISNIYYDTNTWYLARHSMSKPTYKEKVRVRSYGVPQMNEAVFLELKKKYKGIVYKRRTSMPLNRTERFLSHEKISLLTESNQILKEFQYVMACYPDLKPAMYISYERLAYLGKEDPNVRMTFDQNILYRTYDLSLAQGSYGKEILPEEKLLMEIKISGGMPLWLVNALTDLAIYPAKFSKFSTGYEDYLQTQAKEKTEKEVYSA
- a CDS encoding MATE family efflux transporter produces the protein MTSGNISNQLIRFSIPMVLGNIIQLSYNALDSIIVGRFVGKNALAAVGTSNPIMTIFVLGISGICIGASVLMSEFYGAKDYTKLRKQVSTVLLFGALFSFIVLFFGLIFTPNILLLLKVPVEILSDATIYLRIVLIGFPFTYLYNALAAALRSMGNSKIPLYFLILSSVLNGVLDIVFVAFWGWGVAGAAIATVIAGILSAVLCLIYVYRHISELQVKRGEWQIDKELLKITLNYGSVTALQQAAQPIGKLLIQGKMNTLGVDVIAVFNAVSRIDDFAFTPQQSIANGMTVFMAQNRGAKKKVRMQKGFRTGLRLETGYWLIICILILLFQQPIMELFVSAANQHLVEMGTSYLSLMAFFYLWPAFTNGMQGYFRGIGKMQPTLIGTVIQISFRVLFVYLLVPRLGIRGVAFASMIGWSFMLVYQVFTYRVLKMRKE